A single window of Halobacterium jilantaiense DNA harbors:
- a CDS encoding argininosuccinate synthase has product MPSGTVALAFSGGLDTTVCVPLLKEEYGYDDVIGVTVDVGQPDAEFAEAHETADALGVEHHVVDAKAEFADLCFDAVQAGATYQGYPLGTALARPVIAEAILDVAEDEGCTALAHGCTGKGNDQLRFEAVWRASDLDVLAPVRELGLTREWEIDYADEKGLPVEAGNEGEWSIDTNLWSRSVEGGHLEDPGYQPPEDIYDWTDEPTGDTETVDITFEAGEPVAVDGKAMEPVPLIEYLNDLAGSYGVGRTDMMEDRMLGLKVRENYEHPAATTLLAAHDALEGLVLTKDERDFTEDVSQQWAQKAYEGLVDHPLMDALNGYFAETQSKVTGTVTVKFEGGQARPVARESEHAVYSADAASFDTETVNGIEQADATGVAKYHGFQSRLANASKPELKTDGGPGEEGAGATEEGASDE; this is encoded by the coding sequence ATGCCATCCGGAACCGTCGCGCTCGCCTTCTCGGGCGGGCTCGACACGACAGTCTGCGTACCGCTGCTGAAAGAGGAGTACGGCTACGACGACGTGATCGGCGTCACCGTCGACGTCGGCCAGCCAGACGCCGAGTTCGCCGAGGCCCACGAGACCGCCGACGCGCTCGGCGTCGAACACCACGTCGTCGACGCGAAGGCCGAGTTCGCCGACCTCTGCTTCGACGCCGTGCAGGCCGGCGCGACCTACCAGGGCTACCCGCTCGGGACCGCACTCGCCCGCCCGGTCATCGCCGAAGCAATCCTCGACGTCGCCGAAGACGAGGGCTGCACGGCGCTCGCCCACGGCTGCACGGGGAAGGGCAACGACCAGTTGCGCTTCGAGGCCGTCTGGCGCGCCAGCGACCTCGACGTGCTCGCGCCCGTCCGCGAACTCGGACTCACGCGCGAGTGGGAGATCGACTACGCCGACGAGAAGGGCCTGCCCGTGGAGGCCGGCAACGAGGGCGAGTGGAGCATCGACACGAACCTCTGGAGCCGCTCGGTCGAGGGCGGCCACCTCGAAGACCCGGGCTACCAGCCCCCCGAGGACATCTACGACTGGACGGACGAGCCGACCGGTGACACCGAGACCGTCGACATCACGTTCGAGGCCGGCGAACCGGTCGCCGTCGACGGGAAGGCGATGGAGCCCGTCCCCCTCATCGAGTACCTGAACGACCTCGCCGGGAGCTACGGGGTCGGCCGCACGGACATGATGGAGGACCGTATGCTCGGGCTGAAGGTCCGCGAGAACTACGAGCACCCCGCAGCGACGACGCTCCTCGCGGCCCACGACGCCCTGGAGGGCCTGGTCCTGACGAAAGACGAGCGCGACTTCACCGAGGACGTGAGCCAGCAGTGGGCACAGAAGGCCTACGAGGGGCTCGTCGACCACCCGCTGATGGACGCGCTGAACGGCTACTTCGCCGAGACGCAGTCGAAGGTCACCGGCACGGTCACCGTCAAATTCGAGGGCGGGCAGGCCCGTCCGGTCGCCCGCGAGAGCGAGCACGCCGTCTACTCGGCCGACGCCGCCTCCTTCGACACGGAGACCGTGAACGGCATCGAGCAGGCAGACGCGACGGGCGTCGCGAAGTACCACGGCTTCCAGTCCCGCCTCGCGAACGCCAGCAAGCCCGAACTGAAGACCGACGGCGGCCCGGGCGAGGAGGGGGCGGGAGCGACCGAGGAGGGGGCGAGCGACGAATGA
- a CDS encoding 2'-5' RNA ligase family protein: MYSVNAPVPAAVNELAAELRPALTEFDRVRERHEQTLLVKRVPAGDRKQLRTAWQTAQDALAGAPAVEARVSEVDTFENPPNGSSPVVYLAVESPGIHGLHERLCSVFDPVPVMEGGDDYDPHVTLARDASGFQGQRAVDAIDGRQVGPVTWTIDELYLYDAEYGERVDTLSLPA; this comes from the coding sequence GTGTACAGCGTGAACGCGCCGGTCCCGGCGGCCGTCAACGAGCTCGCGGCGGAGCTCCGGCCCGCGCTCACCGAGTTCGACCGCGTCCGCGAACGTCACGAGCAGACGTTGCTCGTCAAGCGCGTCCCCGCCGGCGACCGGAAGCAACTCCGGACGGCGTGGCAGACCGCACAGGACGCCCTCGCCGGCGCGCCCGCCGTCGAAGCCCGCGTCTCGGAGGTCGACACCTTCGAGAACCCGCCGAACGGCTCCAGTCCCGTCGTCTACCTCGCCGTCGAGAGCCCCGGTATCCACGGCCTCCACGAGCGTCTCTGCTCGGTGTTCGACCCCGTCCCCGTCATGGAAGGCGGCGACGACTACGACCCACACGTCACGCTCGCGCGAGACGCCAGCGGCTTCCAAGGCCAGCGCGCCGTCGACGCCATCGACGGCCGGCAGGTCGGCCCCGTCACGTGGACCATCGACGAACTCTACCTCTACGACGCCGAGTACGGCGAGCGCGTCGATACGTTGTCGTTGCCTGCGTGA
- a CDS encoding DUF7554 family protein: protein MSQARGELDADTLLRVVLVLVVVWLALEVLEAFVGALAAVLGLARPFIGLLVVALVVLWLLDEI, encoded by the coding sequence ATGTCACAGGCACGCGGCGAACTCGACGCCGACACGCTGCTGCGAGTCGTCCTCGTACTGGTCGTCGTCTGGCTCGCACTCGAAGTTCTGGAGGCGTTCGTCGGCGCACTCGCCGCCGTTCTCGGGCTCGCGCGACCGTTCATCGGGCTGCTCGTCGTCGCGCTCGTCGTGCTCTGGCTGCTCGACGAAATCTAA